A single genomic interval of Verrucomicrobiota bacterium harbors:
- a CDS encoding DUF6090 family protein translates to MKQSPFRSIRMKLFKEGKLLRYLGYAVGEILLIIIGIMLALQLNNWNEDRKAQVEFELYIEQLKVDVRKAIGNAQMAKENVDKFMGNQEYIFEFLMLSEYSSEELADFEAGLFRLGSTYEPQIYVGLLGDLMNGNTAIISRDRDLVQKARETESSVEGSLNAIQRNSERIALNTANLPPFLGPGLSDRSRRPNYSLEQLRSSEEFKNNADAIIKSMSATILFTQLIIDRLETFLHVPP, encoded by the coding sequence ATGAAACAATCCCCGTTCAGAAGCATACGTATGAAGCTTTTTAAAGAAGGTAAACTCCTCCGCTACCTTGGTTATGCCGTGGGGGAGATTCTGTTGATCATCATAGGGATCATGCTGGCGCTTCAGCTGAACAACTGGAATGAGGACCGGAAGGCGCAGGTGGAGTTTGAGTTGTATATCGAGCAATTAAAAGTAGATGTTCGAAAGGCGATTGGGAATGCACAAATGGCCAAAGAAAACGTCGATAAATTTATGGGAAATCAAGAATACATTTTTGAATTCCTCATGCTTTCGGAATACAGCTCAGAAGAGTTGGCTGACTTTGAAGCCGGACTTTTTAGGTTAGGGAGTACCTACGAGCCACAAATCTATGTGGGATTACTTGGGGATTTGATGAATGGAAATACGGCCATCATCAGCCGCGATCGAGATTTGGTTCAAAAGGCACGAGAAACGGAAAGTTCAGTGGAAGGATCTCTCAATGCCATCCAACGAAATAGTGAGCGAATTGCCCTGAATACTGCCAATCTACCCCCATTCTTGGGCCCGGGACTCTCAGATAGAAGTAGACGGCCAAATTATAGTTTGGAGCAATTGCGGTCTTCGGAAGAATTCAAGAACAACGCCGATGCCATCATAAAAAGCATGAGCGCCACCATCTTGTTCACTCAATTGATTATCGATCGACTTGAAACGTTTCTCCACGTTCCACCATAA
- a CDS encoding redoxin domain-containing protein translates to MKIPKKSCFYWLTFILLIAGGSQFLRGDETSPPETIEDTSVSIIDIKGTEHTPFKFQKAKAAVLLFVTQDCPISNAYSPELARLYKDFESKGFDLMLVYVDPDVTKDEIQKHVKEYGLSDFTAVWDKSHDLVRATGATVTPEAVVVLPDGVISYRGRIDNMYPTLGQRRRVITEKDLRNVLGSIIENKTIPVARTNAVGCYIPNLAFD, encoded by the coding sequence ATGAAAATCCCGAAGAAATCCTGCTTTTATTGGCTAACGTTCATTTTGCTTATCGCTGGAGGGAGTCAATTTCTCCGAGGAGACGAAACATCACCTCCTGAAACGATTGAAGATACAAGCGTTTCCATTATCGATATCAAAGGAACGGAACACACTCCGTTTAAATTCCAAAAGGCAAAAGCCGCCGTGCTTTTATTCGTGACGCAGGACTGTCCGATTTCGAATGCTTATTCACCCGAGTTGGCGCGATTGTATAAAGACTTTGAATCAAAAGGATTCGACCTGATGCTCGTCTACGTGGATCCAGATGTAACCAAAGATGAGATTCAGAAACACGTTAAGGAATATGGGTTATCGGACTTCACAGCTGTATGGGATAAATCCCATGATCTTGTTCGGGCGACTGGCGCAACTGTCACTCCCGAAGCTGTTGTGGTTCTTCCCGATGGTGTAATTTCCTATCGTGGTCGAATCGACAATATGTACCCAACATTAGGGCAACGTCGCCGAGTGATCACCGAGAAAGATCTTAGGAACGTATTAGGTTCTATAATCGAAAACAAAACAATCCCAGTGGCTAGAACCAATGCCGTTGGTTGTTATATCCCCAATCTAGCATTTGATTAA
- a CDS encoding MBL fold metallo-hydrolase: MKLRKFLNCLTVSLFAGIVFQFPAANAKSHADEHGLDPREDSTVQYVEPFRIFDNLSFVGMEWVSAYVLETSDGLILIDSLYGEHVEHLLNGMRKLGFDPADIKAVLCTHGHFDHMGGAAELQRWTGCQVGMTPKDWLMVERGETFQVDR; the protein is encoded by the coding sequence ATGAAACTTAGAAAATTCCTAAACTGCCTCACCGTTTCCCTTTTCGCTGGTATAGTTTTCCAGTTTCCAGCGGCTAACGCCAAATCCCATGCTGATGAGCACGGACTCGATCCGAGGGAAGACTCGACTGTTCAATACGTTGAGCCCTTCCGCATTTTCGACAACCTGAGTTTCGTGGGAATGGAGTGGGTGTCGGCCTATGTATTGGAAACCAGCGACGGGCTCATTCTTATTGATTCGCTCTACGGTGAGCATGTAGAGCACCTGCTCAACGGCATGCGTAAACTTGGATTCGATCCGGCCGATATCAAAGCAGTGCTCTGCACACACGGTCATTTTGATCATATGGGTGGTGCGGCTGAGCTTCAGCGCTGGACCGGCTGCCAGGTAGGCATGACTCCGAAGGATTGGCTTATGGTGGAACGTGGAGAAACGTTTCAAGTCGATCGATAA
- a CDS encoding PEP-CTERM sorting domain-containing protein, whose amino-acid sequence MNPTMALNAFGDISNWGTSNGAWPLNVNIQINYAIPEPSTYALILGGIGLGFVVLKRRKRKEF is encoded by the coding sequence ATGAATCCTACCATGGCTTTGAATGCCTTCGGAGACATCTCCAATTGGGGGACTAGCAACGGTGCCTGGCCACTGAATGTTAATATTCAAATAAATTACGCCATTCCGGAGCCATCCACCTATGCTCTGATCTTGGGAGGAATTGGGCTCGGTTTTGTCGTGTTGAAGCGCAGGAAGCGAAAAGAGTTTTAG